GGAAAGCTGGCTCAGATTTATCTAGAGTCCATTGCTATCTAGAGTCTAATAGATAcactcttgtttttatttttttgtgcaagAAGTATCTTTTGTATACTAGCTATTGTAATCGCttcaattattttcattaatgGAAAATTCAcagttatacaaaaaaatatatatatttatagttgtacCCGGAGACAAGTTCACCAGAGCCATAGCAGCACTTGACATAATCAGAGTTGAGCCAGATACTAGTCATTCTATCAATTTCCCTCGAATCAATGATGCTAAAGAATTCATCGTTCACATCCCTGACTGCTTTAGTCGCTGCATAGTACGCCTTCCACCCATTAACCGGGTTTAAACCATTTGTTTCCTCTGTAAAATCCTTTATGTAGAGATTGCAAATGAAGAAATCAAGAGATCAGCACCAAACAGTGTCTCCCAAATAAAGTGAAATGACAAAAGTAAACCCCTTTCATTAAGACACGAAATTACCTGGCGATAAAGGGACTTCCAAAGGCTATCATCATTAGCAGCCTTCATCATCGAGGTACTCGTCATTGACAACTGGCAGAGACTTGGGATATCCAAATAACTGAGCGCGTAGGTCGTAACCTCCGGAAGCAACTGTTCAATCATGGACGTTCCCGGCTTATCGTCAGCGACCCTCGTCGCCTTCGAGACCATATTTCTGCTGTGAATGAAGGTGGACTCAAGGAGAGTGAGATGCGGCTATGAGAAATGGATAGAGGTTTATGACGGCAAGTATCAAAGATCAAGTCCACGTTATGTTTTGTTATGTGGTACTCCTTTATCCAAACCCTAAAACATCGTTGTGTTGTGTATTCTTCTCGTCGGCGAGTGGGCCGGTTCGTGGAAATTAGGCACAGTGATCGGTTTGGGCTgcgatttggttcggtttaatattttttggttaacagTTTAATTGGTTCAAAACATAACGTTGCAAAGTCGTAAAATTACATTACCATGAATGATTTTACTTAAAGTGTATCTAATGATCGAGataatttatttcaattattaCTGTAGTATGAAATAGCATCTCGTTCTTGTTGGTTACACAGCACCAGTTTGAAACATTAACCACACAGACACAGTTAATTAAAGCTCTGAAGTCTAAGCTCTCAAGAAAATCAGTTGACAACTGGTTTATTTTTGGATCCAATTTAACAATATCTGTGAAAACTCAAATTCTATTCCTAATCCCTAGGCCTAGAAAACTTAAATAGCAAGTCACTGTTAAAAGACACCTAAGCCTAAATCTTCCTACATGTACTACCTAAGAGAGCAAAGTAATGAAAATCATGATGCTGCTGCTTAGAAGTATCATGATCCAACCGCTATCCGGCAACAAGGACCGCACTTTATCCGTATAAGACATCCTCAGAAACGCCCAAAGTCGCCTTGAGACTAACCGAATCGTTGCTAAGACCACAAAAAAGAGGCTTATCAATAGAAATCCAAGCTCTTTGCTCTCTAGATTTGCTTGTTCTTTCACAATCTTCTCTACATCCAATCTGctttcaagaaaacaagaagacaaTTGCTGTCAACTAAAGAAAACGTTTAAACTCATGTGATAGCTCCCCTGCTCTATagttcaaaaaaacaaaacagtactGACCTCAGTGCTGTGTTTCCTCTGGCCAATGATTCTACACGGGAAGCTACAAAACTTTTCCATAGCTCTAGGTCTCTAAGTTCCTTTTCCTGCTCAAAGAATCTCAAATTCATTACTAGTTTGTTCTTTTACAACAGATAAAGACTTCAAGACAGGAGATGAACGAAATCGGGACTACAAAATCggaagagaaataaaaattaccatTTTCATTTTCCATTCGGTGATCTCTCTGATATCAGCTTTGCTTTTCTCCACAAGCATAAGGGTTCTCTTCATCTCCAAGCTAAATTCTGGTTGCTTGTCATTCATTTGCTTTACAGAGTCTTCAAGAACCGATAAATTCATCTCAATCAATTTAACTTTCTGCATCATCACTTTCAAAACGTTATGCTTCTCCCTAACTTCATATTTCTTCTCTCCTATGACATTAATCGTCTTCACAGcgtcatctttcttcttctgcgcTTCAGTTTCTTTGCCAGTCTGATCTATCGTCCTATTGCTTTTAACTTCCCCATCTTGTTTTTCATCTGCGGTTTTAAGTTCCAGCATAGCTGGTTTACTGGGAAGAGTCTCTGATGGAACAAATAGATCTTCAAGCATTTGCTCAAGAGCATCAATGCCAAATACCTCCACAACACTCAGAGTACAGTAAAACTCAGATCCGTAGTGACTAACTAAGTTAAGTTTAAGATATCTCAACCATTTAGGTTCTGGGAGCCGGAACGTCTGAATCTGCTTAATGTTTGCAGCCACAAAACTCCCAGCGGGTGTCCACATCTCGGTTGGGTAACTCAAACTACCTGACAAGCTAAACTCTTTGAGATTCGAAGAATAATGCTCAAAATTTGCAATTCTCACCGTGTCAACCAGCGTCTCCTCCGCAAGTTCAATCACGACAGACTTATTAGTCACTGAACACGGGTTTCTTAGATACTTGTCATGATCTTTGCCAAGCACATTGCTAGCTCCTTTTGCTTCCTTGTTATGTCCTACCACTTTTGCGCCCTTCATAGCAGAGGCATAGTTATACCCAGTTCCATCTGGTTCTAACCTATAATGAGTTGCATTATTCACAAGCTGTGATGAGCCATTTGCTTTGAGACTTTTGTCTTCAAGATTGGCATATCTAGGATCACGAGCTTCTAGGGTCTTCTTGTTTATTCTTCGTTCTGGCATCACAATTTTGCAGATCAACAAAGCATTGTTCCCAAGAACATGCTCATACACATCTTGTAACTGGCCGTTTCTCAGGAGACAatagttgttttcttttccagtAGCTCCACCAGAACTCGTGGAATTGAGGATCTTTGGAACTGATCCATCAGTGTGATTCCCAAttttatctacaaaacaaaattgatttctTCAGAGAATGAAAAAGGATAACAATGCAGAAGCACAGTATAACAATCTCAGAGATGTACCCAAGTTCCAAAGATACTAAATTTGGAGTCTTTCCTTAAATAACATCTGCAATAATCAtgtcatctctctctctctacaaacAAATTGCGGAGGAAACAAGGGTAATAACGTAATAGGGTATACATTGTTACCTCCATAATCATGGCTTTGGCCAAGCTTGGAGtagacgaggaagaggaagcacCAGAGTAAGACAACGAGAGGGATAGAACGCTCGACGAAGCTGCCGCTTCTTGAATTAACAACATTATCAGCCTTTTCGGAGATTCTGACAATTCGGAACCTTTGCAATTTTTCATTCAGGCATATCGTCGAACAACTTCCGCGCTTCACCATCTCTCTAAGCAGAGCAGAGATCTATACTCGTGTTACACGAGTCGTGTGTGCATGCACAGATGGATAGAgagcgagagcgagagagaTCGTTGGTTGTAGTATGAATATGACCTGTATCTAGAGCAAAGGAGAAGAGGGCACGAGGAACAAGAGGAGAAATAGacagacgaagaagaaaaaagaaaaatgaaaaagtagaGAGAGGTAACATGTCTCGTGTTGCTGTCTTCTTGGGTGGTTTGAAAGAAGAACCTAACTTCTCTTTTGTCCGTGAAGAGACCGGTTTCTtcggattttttaaaaattaatttctaaaaaagtagtaacaaaatttcataatcttcttcttggTTATAACTTTCAACGGCTACTTAATGTCTAATTCTATTCTATTGTTAGCAAATTCAAAAGTGTCTTTGACccaagttttttcttttattcctgTAAAATCAAAAGTCCGAAACTTCAGATATTGAGTCAAAAGTTACAATGCCGGACAAAGAATAAACCTAAGCTTGGTGGTCTGATGTCTCCGGGAGACGGGTTGCCGGAATCATGCTTGAGCATTGATGTCGGTAGAGTGGTTAACAAGGACAAAGTCGCCGGATTCATGCCGGAGATGTTCAGGGACAAAAGGAAGACTTCCCGGATTCTGCTCTTGTAAGAGCAAATTTAATGGAGTTTCAGGAGGGTACTGGTCAAGTATGAAATCTATTGCTTCTCCGCTTATCTCCTTTTGGTTCAATAGAACCTACACGCACAAAATAAAAGTGTGAATAAGCAATGAAAGCTGCAACTGCGGTTAAATGTCTGAAAATTACCTTAACGGTTTTGAGAAGAGCGGTTTGGTTTTGTGTGAGGAGAGCAACTGTTTTGTCATACATCTGGCTAATGAGTTCTTCGCTTCTCTGTGCAACTTCATCGTCCATGTTGAAGTTAATAGGCGGCTCGACGAGGTCATCGTCTTCATAGAGAGATCCTTCAAAGTCTAAGCGTGGTCCAACGAACTGAGCCCTctttctccatggtggtggtTCGCCATGTATCACCATTGGGTTCTCCAGGTTCCATCTGATATCCAAATATATAATTCTTGAGCAAGAAGcttttactttaaaaagaaatgtGAAGACAAAATTGGGCCTCACATAGTTAAGATTTTACGAGCTAGCCATGAGGCGTCAGAGAGATAATCAACTGATGCCTTTGAAGTATCTGAGCCGTATATCACTTGTTCTGCAGCTCTTCCTGCGAGCAAGACCTTTGCAACAGAAATTTTTGCAAGTTTAAACTCATAATATCATATACAGGTGGGCatataaaccaaactgaaccgaaAAACTAAATGCTTAGGACCAATAATATGAATGAAATGAAATAAGAGGTTTTtaatagagaaaaagagaaggacCTGAAGACGATGAAGCAGTTGTGGAAGACGACCAAACATGTAGGATTCATCATCAA
The sequence above is a segment of the Camelina sativa cultivar DH55 chromosome 10, Cs, whole genome shotgun sequence genome. Coding sequences within it:
- the LOC104717889 gene encoding probable F-box protein At4g23960; translated protein: MVSKATRVADDKPGTSMIEQLLPEVTTYALSYLDIPSLCQLSMTSTSMMKAANDDSLWKSLYRQDFTEETNGLNPVNGWKAYYAATKAVRDVNDEFFSIIDSREIDRMTSIWLNSDYVKCCYGSGELVSGYDAVMQKWELYIDKDFGCYRYDPRDVQTRVLTSVAWVTTFAAHISGSYSHITNVFELHNGRWLMVHHQSSSSSIP
- the LOC104717890 gene encoding uncharacterized protein SLP1-like, coding for MVKRGSCSTICLNEKLQRFRIVRISEKADNVVNSRSGSFVERSIPLVVLLWCFLFLVYSKLGQSHDYGDKIGNHTDGSVPKILNSTSSGGATGKENNYCLLRNGQLQDVYEHVLGNNALLICKIVMPERRINKKTLEARDPRYANLEDKSLKANGSSQLVNNATHYRLEPDGTGYNYASAMKGAKVVGHNKEAKGASNVLGKDHDKYLRNPCSVTNKSVVIELAEETLVDTVRIANFEHYSSNLKEFSLSGSLSYPTEMWTPAGSFVAANIKQIQTFRLPEPKWLRYLKLNLVSHYGSEFYCTLSVVEVFGIDALEQMLEDLFVPSETLPSKPAMLELKTADEKQDGEVKSNRTIDQTGKETEAQKKKDDAVKTINVIGEKKYEVREKHNVLKVMMQKVKLIEMNLSVLEDSVKQMNDKQPEFSLEMKRTLMLVEKSKADIREITEWKMKMEKELRDLELWKSFVASRVESLARGNTALRLDVEKIVKEQANLESKELGFLLISLFFVVLATIRLVSRRLWAFLRMSYTDKVRSLLPDSGWIMILLSSSIMIFITLLS